AGCTTGTCAAACTAGGACGGTAATAATGTACATGGGGTTGGTGGGTTGGTATCGAGGCGTGTTCGGCTGCTTGACACTCAGCTTCATGAAGCCAGGAATCAAGGGATCAGTCGCTGACGATTGTTCCAAGGTGCAGGGATGAACGAAATCCTGGTCGTGGACGATAGCAAGGTGATGCGCGAGATGATCGTGGCATGCCTGCGAGGGGACAACTTTGCTTTCACGCACGCGGCGAGCGGGCTCGAGGCCATCGAGAAAATGGCATTACGCAATTTTCACCTCGTCGTGCTGGACCTGAACATGCCAGATATTGGCGGGTTCGAAGTGATCGAGTTCATCCGGAGTCAGGACAAACTGCAGCATTTGCCAATCCTCGTGGTGACGACGCGAGGCGATGAGGGTTCTCGAGCCCGAGCGCTTGGAGCCGGCGCGTCGCAATTCATGACGAAACCGTTCGCCCCCGACGATATCCGCACGAGCGTTCGCAACCTATTGCAAGAGAGCAGCGCCAGCAGCAATGCGTAACTCGTTCGACGCCAGCGAGTTTTTGACAGGGTATCTCGGCGAGGTCGAAGAGCATTTGTCGACGTCGACGACGAGCTTGCTCGCCGCGGAAGCGTCGCTGCGAAAAGGGGAAACGAATCCGAAAGCGGTGCGGGAGCTTTTTCGGGCGCTTCATACGATCAAGGGGCTGAGCGCGATGGTGGGCATCGAGCCCATCGTGGACGTGGCGCACGCAATGGAGACGGTTCTTCGCGCCGCTGACCAAGCGGCCGGTGCGCTTACGCTGCCGGCCATCGAAGTTCTGCTGTCGGGGCTTCGCGCCATCAGCGAGCGTGTGCGTGCCGTCGCTCAGCGGGCCCCCGTGCCGCCAGCGCCGGAAGAGCTGCTCGATGCGCTTTCGTCGCTGGAACCGGCGCTGGAATCGCGACCCGTCCAGGCCGATGTGGATCTGCCGCCAGAAATCATTGCGAAGTTATCGGCCGCAGAGAGAGCGCAACTTCTTCAAGGCACGGAAACTGGGCGGCGCGCGCTTCGCGTGGACTTCCGGCCGTCGCCGAGCCGCGCTTCGGAAGGGGTGACGATTACGACGGTACGCGAACGGGTGGGTGCCGTCGCGGAAATCGTCAAAGTGGTTCCGGTGACCGTTCCACCGAGCGAGGCATCGCCGGGGGGATTGTCGTTCGCGCTGCTCGTGCTGGCGGATGCGCCGCTCGAAGAGATTGCAGCAGCCGCGTATGCCGCTTTGGAAGACGTGCAGGAGCTTTCCGTGGGGCGGTCCGAGAAGGCAGGTGCGCCCAAGGCGGAGCCATTCATCGAAGAGGCGGTCGAGAGCACGGCGCACAAACGAAGCATCGTGCGGGTCGACGTGGGTCGATTGGACGACGCGCTGGAGCGGCTTTCGGCATTGGTGATCAGTCGCTTTCGGCTGGAAAGGGCGACGGCGGAGCTTTCCGAGCGTGGGGTGAACGTTTCTGGGCTGGCGGCGATCGTCGAGGACTACGGGCGTCAGGTGCGGGACATGCGTAGCGCGATCATGCGCGCGCGAATGGTTTCGGTGGCGGAGCTGCTCGAGCGGGTGCCGCTGATCGTGCGAGGGTTGTCGCGGTCCACGGGAAAACCGGTTCGGGTGCAGATCGACGCGGGCAAAGCGGAGCTCGACAAAGCGGTCGCCGAGCGGATTTTCCCGGCGATCGTGCATTTGATTCGCAATGCGGTGGATCACGCGATCGAGCC
This genomic window from Polyangiaceae bacterium contains:
- a CDS encoding response regulator, giving the protein MNEILVVDDSKVMREMIVACLRGDNFAFTHAASGLEAIEKMALRNFHLVVLDLNMPDIGGFEVIEFIRSQDKLQHLPILVVTTRGDEGSRARALGAGASQFMTKPFAPDDIRTSVRNLLQESSASSNA
- a CDS encoding chemotaxis protein CheW, which codes for MRNSFDASEFLTGYLGEVEEHLSTSTTSLLAAEASLRKGETNPKAVRELFRALHTIKGLSAMVGIEPIVDVAHAMETVLRAADQAAGALTLPAIEVLLSGLRAISERVRAVAQRAPVPPAPEELLDALSSLEPALESRPVQADVDLPPEIIAKLSAAERAQLLQGTETGRRALRVDFRPSPSRASEGVTITTVRERVGAVAEIVKVVPVTVPPSEASPGGLSFALLVLADAPLEEIAAAAYAALEDVQELSVGRSEKAGAPKAEPFIEEAVESTAHKRSIVRVDVGRLDDALERLSALVISRFRLERATAELSERGVNVSGLAAIVEDYGRQVRDMRSAIMRARMVSVAELLERVPLIVRGLSRSTGKPVRVQIDAGKAELDKAVAERIFPAIVHLIRNAVDHAIEPPEERRRAGKPEEGVVKVICHERSNTQLELCIEDDGRGIDREAVAQRAGRPVPETDAGLLELITLPGLSTLDEVTKTSGRGFGMDIVKRIAVTELGGELSVRTTRGQGTSFAMRVPLTLTIVDAFAFLCGEQAFVAPVAAIDEIVDVEAHRMVRGPLRTTRFGEVTFLDRRDEVIPLMSLASVFSLSVGAGTKALVVRRNGAPFAFSVNRILGQEEVVVRPLDDPLVKVVGISGATDLGDGRPTLVLDLVGLSGALSRNPSEVSP